AAAATGAAGGCAAATGATGACCTGGCATTAAATAAACAACCCGACCCAAGCCAAATTCGTGACACCATGCCGCTTGACGCATAGCTCCCTCATGAGGATATTCAGCGAGCACCGTCGTTTCGAAATAAGGATGCATCTCAAAATAATACGGCTCATCCTCGATCACAAATTCTTCTATCCCCTGCATAATGGGGTGCTCCCGTGCGGGTATAGACATCTGTAGCGAAGTGTATTCTGGATGATGAGTGAAATGTGCGCCCAGCATAGCACCTAGCTCCTGATTGCGCTGTAAGGAAATTCCGTTATGTACCACTAGTAGTCCGCCCCCGCCAGCCACATAGGAGAGCAAAGCACTGCTTTGTTCTGCCGGGATTTTGTCATCAGAAAATTCGGTGTAGGAAATTACCAGCTTGTAGTCAGACAACGTTTCTTTATTAAGCAGCCCATAATCCTCTGAAGAGAAAACCTGTAGATCATTTGCAAGTATTTGCTCGATCTCCCGGTCCACTCCAGCAAAGGGGTGATATTTAACCTCCGAGTAGCTTCCGAGTGCGAGAGCTTTTAGTGTAGACATGTTATCAGCGCCTTTCTTCTTAAATACTATTTTGAGATATCCGTTCTACCACGGCCACGCACTGCCATTCATATCAAGATAGGCCGGTTCCTCGCCAACATATTTTTTATAATCCAGCACAAGATCTATAATCTGCTCCGCCGATTTTTCCGGAGTCATTTCCGCTTGCTCATCTTTCTTACCATGCATATAAGTCTGCAACCAGCCAGGATGAAACACCATCACTTGACCGCCAAGCGTCTTCAGATGATTATGCATCAGGGAGGACTGCATATTAAGTGCTGCCTTGGACATACAGTAGCCATACATATTGATACGCTTATTCCGGCCGATGCTGCCCGCTTCCGATGAGATATTAACAATCAATTTATTCTTACTTTGGAGCAGCAGTCCCATAAGTGCATTACTGACTCTTAACGCGCCAAGCGTATTAACATTATAAATTTCTGCCATGCCT
This window of the Paenibacillus sp. FSL R10-2734 genome carries:
- a CDS encoding SDR family NAD(P)-dependent oxidoreductase — its product is MKRVACVTGADRGLGLSLVRSMLTKQFTVFAGQYMKESEDLKALKEQYPEHLELIHLDISNKDNVKQAARVIASKTGYVDIIINNAGIIHSADDATMLVDMDDEGMAEIYNVNTLGALRVSNALMGLLLQSKNKLIVNISSEAGSIGRNKRINMYGYCMSKAALNMQSSLMHNHLKTLGGQVMVFHPGWLQTYMHGKKDEQAEMTPEKSAEQIIDLVLDYKKYVGEEPAYLDMNGSAWPW
- a CDS encoding ThuA domain-containing protein, with protein sequence MSTLKALALGSYSEVKYHPFAGVDREIEQILANDLQVFSSEDYGLLNKETLSDYKLVISYTEFSDDKIPAEQSSALLSYVAGGGGLLVVHNGISLQRNQELGAMLGAHFTHHPEYTSLQMSIPAREHPIMQGIEEFVIEDEPYYFEMHPYFETTVLAEYPHEGAMRQAAWCHEFGLGRVVYLMPGHHLPSFSVEPFRQMIHRGGLWAAGLL